Proteins from a genomic interval of Cottoperca gobio chromosome 8, fCotGob3.1, whole genome shotgun sequence:
- the prmt1 gene encoding protein arginine N-methyltransferase 1 isoform X1 yields the protein MAAPAERMEVSQGESSAKPAAEDMTSKDYYFDSYAHFGIHEEMLKDEVRTLTYRNSMFHNKHLFKDKVVLDVGSGTGILCMFAAKAGAKKVIGIECSSISDYAVKIVKANKMDDVVTIIKGKVEEVDLPVDGVDIIISEWMGYCLFYESMLNTVIYARDKWLKPDGLIFPDRATLYVTAIEDRQYKDYKIHWWENVYGFDMSCIKEVAIKEPLVDVVDPKQLVSSACLIKEVDIYTVKADDLTFTSPFCLQVKRNDYIHALVTYFNIEFTRCHKRTGFSTSPESPYTHWKQTVFYLDDYLTVKTGEEIFGTISMKPNVKNNRDLDFTVDLDFKGQLCEVSKTSEYRMR from the exons ATGGCGGCGCCAGCAGAGAGGATGGAG GTGTCTCAGGGGGAGAGCTCAGCCAAGCCTGCAGCAGAGGATATGACGTCCAAGGACTACTACTTTGACTCATACGCCCACTTTGGCATCCATGAG GAAATGCTGAAAGATGAGGTTCGCACCCTGACCTATCGCAATTCCATGTTCCACAACAAGCACCTGTTTAAGGACAAGGTGGTGCTGGATGTGGGCAGCGGGACAGGCATCCTCTGCATGTTTGCTGCCAAAGCTGGAGCCAAGAAGGTTATAGGG ATAGagtgcagcagcatctcggACTACGCCGTGAAAATTGTCAAGGCCAACAAAATGGACGATg ttgTGACCATCATCAAGGGGAAGGTTGAGGAGGTGGATCTGCCTGTGGATGGAGTAGATATCATCATATCGGAGTGGATGGGCTACTGTCTCTTCTATGAGTCCATGCTCAATACAGTCATTTATGCCAGGGACAAATGGCTg AAGCCAGATGGACTAATTTTCCCCGACAGGGCAACCCTTTATGTCACTGCCATTGAAGACAGACAGTACAAGGACTACAAAATCCACT GGTGGGAGAACGTGTATGGTTTTGATATGTCATGCATCAAGGAGGTGGCAATTAAGGAACCCCTGGTTGACGTGGTGGACCCAAAGCAGCTGGTCAGCAGCGCCTGTCTCATCAAG GAGGTGGACATCTACACCGTGAAGGCGGATGACCTGACCTTCACCTCACCGTTCTGCCTGCAGGTGAAGAGGAATGACTACATTCATGCTTTGGTCACCTACTTCAACATAGAGTTCACCCGCTGTCACAAGAGGACTGGCTTCTCCACCA GCCCTGAGTCTCCATACACCCACTGGAAGCAGACTGTGTTCTACCTGGATGATTACCTGACTGTGAAGACTGGTGAGGAGATCTTTGGCACAATCAGCATGAAGCCAAACGTCAAGAACAAT AGAGACCTGGACTTCACCGTAGACCTGGACTTCAAGGGTCAGCTGTGTGAGGTGTCGAAGACGTCAGAGTACAGGATGCGTTAG
- the prmt1 gene encoding protein arginine N-methyltransferase 1 isoform X2: MAAPAERMEGESSAKPAAEDMTSKDYYFDSYAHFGIHEEMLKDEVRTLTYRNSMFHNKHLFKDKVVLDVGSGTGILCMFAAKAGAKKVIGIECSSISDYAVKIVKANKMDDVVTIIKGKVEEVDLPVDGVDIIISEWMGYCLFYESMLNTVIYARDKWLKPDGLIFPDRATLYVTAIEDRQYKDYKIHWWENVYGFDMSCIKEVAIKEPLVDVVDPKQLVSSACLIKEVDIYTVKADDLTFTSPFCLQVKRNDYIHALVTYFNIEFTRCHKRTGFSTSPESPYTHWKQTVFYLDDYLTVKTGEEIFGTISMKPNVKNNRDLDFTVDLDFKGQLCEVSKTSEYRMR; this comes from the exons ATGGCGGCGCCAGCAGAGAGGATGGAG GGGGAGAGCTCAGCCAAGCCTGCAGCAGAGGATATGACGTCCAAGGACTACTACTTTGACTCATACGCCCACTTTGGCATCCATGAG GAAATGCTGAAAGATGAGGTTCGCACCCTGACCTATCGCAATTCCATGTTCCACAACAAGCACCTGTTTAAGGACAAGGTGGTGCTGGATGTGGGCAGCGGGACAGGCATCCTCTGCATGTTTGCTGCCAAAGCTGGAGCCAAGAAGGTTATAGGG ATAGagtgcagcagcatctcggACTACGCCGTGAAAATTGTCAAGGCCAACAAAATGGACGATg ttgTGACCATCATCAAGGGGAAGGTTGAGGAGGTGGATCTGCCTGTGGATGGAGTAGATATCATCATATCGGAGTGGATGGGCTACTGTCTCTTCTATGAGTCCATGCTCAATACAGTCATTTATGCCAGGGACAAATGGCTg AAGCCAGATGGACTAATTTTCCCCGACAGGGCAACCCTTTATGTCACTGCCATTGAAGACAGACAGTACAAGGACTACAAAATCCACT GGTGGGAGAACGTGTATGGTTTTGATATGTCATGCATCAAGGAGGTGGCAATTAAGGAACCCCTGGTTGACGTGGTGGACCCAAAGCAGCTGGTCAGCAGCGCCTGTCTCATCAAG GAGGTGGACATCTACACCGTGAAGGCGGATGACCTGACCTTCACCTCACCGTTCTGCCTGCAGGTGAAGAGGAATGACTACATTCATGCTTTGGTCACCTACTTCAACATAGAGTTCACCCGCTGTCACAAGAGGACTGGCTTCTCCACCA GCCCTGAGTCTCCATACACCCACTGGAAGCAGACTGTGTTCTACCTGGATGATTACCTGACTGTGAAGACTGGTGAGGAGATCTTTGGCACAATCAGCATGAAGCCAAACGTCAAGAACAAT AGAGACCTGGACTTCACCGTAGACCTGGACTTCAAGGGTCAGCTGTGTGAGGTGTCGAAGACGTCAGAGTACAGGATGCGTTAG